The Deltaproteobacteria bacterium genome includes a window with the following:
- a CDS encoding ATP-binding protein — protein sequence MKLSWQTIDRYCGQIDLTQLKPVIDLSEISFVEPFGLIYLGLFIRYYNAAGKFFNVKLPKDAKVRAYLARQQFYKHFDFNRDFVEQESAIRSISSTCWNDMKEIEKVDYLAEDIADEVKDLLIDNHVNAPVSEICEITAELVANFVEHSNQQRAVITIQWFPNMNWLSLAIGDCGIGVKSSLCSMAKYAFLENEPDRKVIFEAFRPGVTRKQEGGTGLTSIRQNVIDLRGKMVFCSNSGYLRICRGNVNMSC from the coding sequence ATGAAGCTGAGCTGGCAAACCATCGACCGGTATTGTGGGCAAATCGATTTGACGCAATTGAAACCGGTCATCGATCTGTCAGAAATAAGTTTTGTCGAACCGTTTGGACTAATTTATCTGGGGCTTTTTATTAGATACTACAATGCGGCTGGAAAGTTTTTTAATGTAAAATTGCCTAAAGACGCTAAGGTTAGAGCCTATTTGGCCAGGCAACAGTTTTATAAGCATTTCGATTTTAATCGGGACTTTGTCGAACAGGAGAGTGCGATTCGTTCTATCTCATCAACCTGTTGGAATGACATGAAGGAAATCGAAAAAGTCGATTATCTCGCAGAGGATATTGCCGATGAAGTGAAGGACCTTTTGATTGACAATCACGTGAACGCGCCGGTCAGTGAGATTTGTGAGATTACTGCTGAGCTGGTCGCTAATTTTGTCGAGCATTCGAACCAACAACGGGCGGTCATAACGATTCAGTGGTTTCCCAATATGAATTGGTTAAGCCTTGCGATCGGAGATTGCGGAATCGGAGTCAAGAGCAGCCTTTGTTCCATGGCCAAATACGCTTTTTTAGAAAATGAACCAGACCGGAAAGTGATATTCGAGGCGTTCAGACCTGGCGTTACACGAAAACAGGAGGGCGGAACTGGTTTGACAAGTATTCGCCAGAACGTGATAGACTTACGCGGTAAAATGGTCTTTTGCTCGAACTCGGGTTATTTGCGAATATGTCGTGGCAACGTCAATATGTCATGTTAA
- a CDS encoding nitrile hydratase subunit beta, whose translation MSETISKFKIGDAVMVANENPSGNPRTPKYIRGKRGVVGLVHGVLENVRDHRGIHKPLYTVKFDLSEFSTCHDQDSIWVDVHEEWLSEVRPDS comes from the coding sequence ATGAGCGAGACGATCAGCAAATTCAAAATTGGCGATGCCGTCATGGTCGCGAATGAAAACCCATCTGGCAACCCGCGCACGCCAAAATATATTCGCGGCAAACGTGGCGTGGTCGGCCTAGTGCACGGCGTGTTAGAAAACGTCAGAGATCACCGCGGTATTCATAAGCCTCTCTACACGGTCAAGTTCGATCTGAGCGAATTTTCGACCTGCCACGATCAAGATTCGATCTGGGTCGATGTGCATGAGGAGTGGTTGAGTGAGGTGCGGCCGGATAGCTGA
- a CDS encoding adenosylhomocysteinase gives MAGKKYDVKDMRLADGGRKRIVWAGQDMPVLQRVKERFAKEKPLRGMRMSACLHVTAETANLVQALKAGGAEVVLCASNPLSTQDDVAASLVKHDKIPTYAIKGEDNKSYYRHLRAALDHKPVITMDDGADLVSLLHTGYTHLLPNLMASMEETTTGVIRLRALEKDGALKIPVIAVNDAATKHLFDNRYGTGQSTIDGVIRATDMLIAGKKVVVAGYGWCGKGVASRARGMGAQVIVTEVDPIRALEAAMDGLEVMTMKEAARVGDLFITLTGDMHVIAEEHLKVMKSGAVVCNSGHFDIEIDIKAMTKLATRVEKNVRNFVDAYVMPGGRRIYLIGEGRLVNLAAAEGHPASVMDMSFATQALASEWAAKNRKTLTAKVYEVPVAVENWVAKLKLSSMGIRIDTLTKEQQHYLTSWDHGT, from the coding sequence ATGGCGGGAAAGAAATACGACGTAAAAGATATGCGACTGGCCGATGGTGGACGCAAACGGATTGTCTGGGCCGGCCAGGACATGCCGGTGTTGCAGCGCGTCAAAGAACGCTTTGCCAAGGAAAAGCCGCTGCGCGGCATGCGCATGTCGGCTTGTTTGCATGTCACCGCCGAGACCGCCAACTTGGTTCAGGCGCTCAAAGCCGGCGGCGCCGAGGTGGTGCTGTGCGCATCCAATCCGCTCTCGACCCAAGACGACGTCGCCGCGTCCTTGGTCAAGCACGACAAGATTCCGACCTACGCGATCAAAGGCGAAGACAATAAATCCTACTATCGCCATCTGCGCGCGGCCCTCGATCACAAACCAGTGATTACGATGGACGACGGCGCCGATTTGGTTTCATTGCTGCACACCGGCTACACCCATTTGCTGCCTAACCTGATGGCGAGCATGGAAGAGACCACCACCGGCGTGATTCGCCTACGCGCCTTGGAAAAAGACGGCGCGCTGAAAATTCCCGTCATCGCCGTCAACGATGCGGCGACCAAGCATCTGTTCGATAACCGTTACGGCACTGGGCAGTCGACCATCGACGGCGTGATTCGCGCCACCGATATGCTGATCGCCGGAAAGAAAGTGGTCGTCGCCGGCTACGGCTGGTGCGGCAAGGGCGTGGCGTCGCGGGCGCGCGGCATGGGCGCCCAAGTGATCGTCACCGAAGTCGATCCGATACGCGCTTTGGAAGCCGCGATGGACGGTCTCGAAGTGATGACCATGAAAGAAGCGGCGCGGGTCGGCGATCTGTTCATAACTCTTACTGGCGACATGCATGTGATCGCCGAAGAGCATCTCAAGGTGATGAAAAGCGGCGCGGTGGTCTGCAACTCGGGCCACTTCGATATTGAAATCGACATCAAAGCGATGACCAAGCTGGCCACTCGAGTCGAGAAGAACGTGCGCAATTTTGTCGACGCTTACGTGATGCCGGGAGGGCGCAGAATTTACTTGATCGGCGAAGGCCGCTTGGTGAATTTAGCCGCGGCCGAAGGCCATCCCGCTTCGGTCATGGACATGAGCTTCGCAACTCAGGCGCTGGCTTCCGAGTGGGCGGCGAAAAACCGCAAGACCCTGACGGCGAAAGTTTACGAAGTGCCGGTGGCGGTGGAGAACTGGGTCGCCAAGTTGAAACTCAGCTCGATGGGCATCCGTATCGATACCTTGACCAAAGAGCAGCAGCATTATCTCACCTCTTGGGATCACGGCACCTAA
- a CDS encoding methionine adenosyltransferase — protein MAGKDFLFTSESVSEGHPDKLCDQVSDAILDAHLAGDPNSRVACESLAKTGMVVVAGEITSKAKVPYVDIVREVVREIGYTDSSMGFDGNTCAILTAIEQQSPDISQGVTEGEGLHKEQGAGDQGMMFGYACDETPELMPLPIQMAHSLVHYLAKIRKGGEAYFLRPDSKSQVTVEYRDGKPVKVKNVVISTQHSADVEYAKLRETIIEGVIKAVIPAEYLDKDTVFHVNPTGRFVVGGPQGDCGLTGRKIIVDTYGGMGRHGGGAFSGKDPSKVDRSAAYMARYVAKNIVAAELAQRCEVQLAYVIGVAQPVSVLVETFGTAKIPEDKIAKIVQESFDLSPKGIITTLDLKRPIYRVTSAYGHFGRAPEDGLFTWEKTDRAADLKKAAARA, from the coding sequence ATGGCCGGTAAAGATTTTTTATTTACTTCCGAGTCGGTTTCCGAAGGTCATCCTGACAAGCTCTGCGACCAAGTTTCGGATGCGATTCTCGACGCGCATCTGGCCGGCGATCCAAACAGCCGGGTTGCCTGCGAGAGTTTGGCCAAGACCGGGATGGTGGTGGTCGCCGGTGAAATTACCAGCAAAGCTAAGGTCCCCTACGTCGATATCGTCCGCGAGGTGGTGCGCGAGATCGGCTACACCGATTCGTCCATGGGTTTCGACGGCAACACCTGCGCGATCTTAACGGCAATCGAACAACAATCGCCGGATATTTCTCAGGGCGTCACCGAGGGCGAGGGCTTGCACAAAGAGCAGGGCGCCGGCGATCAAGGCATGATGTTTGGCTACGCTTGCGACGAGACGCCGGAGCTAATGCCTTTGCCGATTCAGATGGCCCATAGCTTGGTGCACTATTTAGCGAAAATTCGTAAAGGCGGCGAAGCTTATTTTCTACGCCCCGACAGTAAATCGCAGGTCACGGTGGAATATCGCGACGGCAAGCCGGTCAAAGTTAAAAACGTCGTGATCTCGACGCAGCATAGCGCCGATGTCGAATACGCAAAGCTCCGCGAGACCATCATCGAGGGCGTCATCAAGGCCGTCATTCCCGCCGAGTACTTGGACAAGGACACAGTTTTTCACGTCAATCCCACCGGCCGCTTCGTGGTCGGCGGCCCCCAAGGCGATTGCGGTTTGACCGGGCGCAAAATCATCGTCGATACCTACGGCGGCATGGGCCGCCATGGCGGCGGCGCGTTCTCGGGTAAAGATCCATCGAAGGTCGACCGCAGTGCGGCGTATATGGCGCGCTACGTTGCCAAGAACATTGTCGCCGCGGAGTTGGCCCAACGTTGCGAAGTGCAGCTGGCGTACGTCATCGGCGTGGCGCAGCCGGTTTCGGTTCTGGTTGAAACCTTCGGCACCGCGAAAATTCCCGAGGACAAGATCGCCAAGATCGTCCAGGAAAGTTTCGATCTGAGCCCCAAGGGGATTATTACCACCCTCGATTTGAAGCGGCCGATCTATCGCGTGACGTCCGCCTACGGCCACTTTGGTCGGGCGCCGGAAGACGGGCTGTTCACTTGGGAGAAGACCGATCGGGCAGCGGATCTTAAGAAGGCGGCGGCGCGGGCCTAG
- a CDS encoding HPr family phosphocarrier protein, with protein MHKVVKKLEILNKLGLHARASALLVQTVNKFAAQVNISKDGQTIDGRSIMGVLTLAATQGSKIQVETSGDDAERAMKAIEKLVEARFNENE; from the coding sequence ATGCACAAAGTCGTCAAAAAACTCGAGATCCTCAATAAACTGGGCTTGCACGCTCGAGCATCGGCGTTGCTGGTCCAGACGGTCAACAAGTTCGCCGCCCAGGTGAATATTTCCAAAGACGGCCAAACCATCGACGGCCGCAGCATCATGGGCGTGCTGACGCTGGCGGCGACCCAGGGCAGTAAAATTCAAGTTGAAACCTCGGGCGACGATGCTGAACGGGCGATGAAAGCGATCGAGAAATTGGTCGAAGCGCGCTTCAACGAAAACGAATAA